TCTATAGCATATGCCATAGCAAAACTTTTCGGAGAAAATGGCGCTAATCTTGGTTTTACTTATGCTGGAGAAGCTCTTAGGAAAAGAGTAGACCCTATCTCTGAAGAATTAAACGGTAAATTTTGTATTAAATGTGATGTATCTAAAGATGAAGATATTGCTTATTCAGCAGAAGTTTCTAAAGAGAAGTTTGGTAAGGTCGATATAATAGTCCACTCCGTTGCTTTTGCACCATCAGAAGCTCTAAAAGGTAGATTTGTTGATACTCCAAGGGAAGCTTTTAAAATAGCTTTAGATATTAGTGCCTATTCTTTAGTTGCTATAGCTAAAGCGTATGAAGAAATTTTAAGTGAAAATAGCAGTATAGTAACTATGACATATTATGGATCTGTCAAAGTTGTTCAAAATTACAATGTTATGGGTGTAG
This DNA window, taken from Calditerrivibrio sp., encodes the following:
- a CDS encoding enoyl-ACP reductase — its product is MKLLEGKNAVIFGVANEKSIAYAIAKLFGENGANLGFTYAGEALRKRVDPISEELNGKFCIKCDVSKDEDIAYSAEVSKEKFGKVDIIVHSVAFAPSEALKGRFVDTPREAFKIALDISAYSLVAIAKAYEEILSENSSIVTMTYYGSVKVVQNYNVMGVAKAALESSVRYLANDLGPKGIRINAISAGPIKTLAASGISGFKSILSQIEEKAPLKKNVTQEDVAKSALFLCSDLSSGVTGDILYVDSGYNILGL